One Thalassospira marina DNA window includes the following coding sequences:
- a CDS encoding transposase domain-containing protein → MQEWYSPAEIASLNLPGIPETVRGVNILVQKHGWRDAITVNGSELARKRKASGGGWEYYWTLFPISAQKELQRREIARKKKENMARGERGVTENRVDWEWFESLPEERRKKARDRFAILEAVCALQRGALSKDQAVYIVAAQQNVGVSTVYNWFKMVEGLDRKDWLPALCPRHTGRTKTVPCDPMAWEFLKADFLRLSKPPFTACYLRLERAAKEHGWSIPAARTLERRLMSEIPEPVRVLLREGSEKLKMMYPPQVRDRTEFHAMEAVNIDGHNWDVFVKFPDGEVTRPMMIAIQDLYSNKCVAWRVDKSENSDLVRLAFGDLFRDYGIPDHCWLDNGRGFAAKCITGGTPNRFRFKVKPEEPSGILTALGVNIHWTTPYSGQSKPIERMFRDFCDHIAKHPAFQGAYTGNSPMAKPEDYASRAIPLDEFLKVVGEGIRQHNARPKRNTRVCGRIRSFDQAFEESYANSVIRKAAPEQLRMCLLAAEQIRTDKRSGRIELMGNTYWSDCLHEHIGKPIMVRFDPDFLHESVFAYRLDGSFIGEVELWEASGFADRNAARAHNRKRRAFINLTRKAAEIERTLSIDEYMQLLPDLEETTPSPQPAAVRMVTGNLARQAEAAPVSNQDLQEEFSRNFRAGLQILQGGREE, encoded by the coding sequence ATGCAGGAATGGTACTCGCCAGCCGAAATCGCATCGTTGAACCTTCCGGGCATCCCCGAGACCGTGCGCGGAGTGAACATACTTGTTCAAAAACATGGCTGGCGGGACGCGATTACGGTCAATGGATCGGAATTGGCTCGTAAACGAAAGGCTAGCGGTGGCGGCTGGGAATACTATTGGACGCTGTTTCCGATTTCTGCCCAAAAAGAGCTGCAAAGGCGCGAGATTGCGCGGAAGAAAAAAGAGAACATGGCGCGCGGCGAACGTGGCGTCACGGAAAATCGTGTTGACTGGGAATGGTTCGAGAGCCTTCCCGAAGAACGTCGCAAGAAAGCGCGGGACCGGTTTGCGATCCTTGAGGCGGTCTGTGCGCTGCAACGCGGTGCATTATCAAAAGACCAGGCGGTTTACATCGTTGCCGCCCAGCAAAATGTTGGCGTTTCCACCGTCTATAATTGGTTCAAAATGGTGGAGGGGCTTGATCGGAAAGACTGGCTGCCTGCCCTTTGCCCGCGCCATACCGGGCGCACGAAAACAGTGCCCTGTGACCCGATGGCATGGGAGTTTTTGAAAGCTGACTTCCTGCGCCTGTCGAAGCCCCCCTTTACGGCCTGTTATTTGCGCCTTGAAAGGGCAGCGAAAGAGCATGGCTGGTCGATCCCCGCTGCCCGCACCCTTGAACGCCGGTTAATGAGTGAAATTCCCGAGCCGGTGCGTGTTTTGCTGCGCGAGGGGAGCGAAAAACTCAAAATGATGTATCCGCCGCAGGTGCGGGATCGTACCGAGTTCCATGCGATGGAGGCGGTCAATATCGACGGTCACAACTGGGATGTGTTTGTGAAATTCCCGGATGGGGAAGTCACCCGCCCGATGATGATTGCGATACAGGATTTGTATTCCAACAAATGCGTGGCATGGCGGGTCGATAAATCGGAAAATTCCGATCTGGTGCGCCTGGCCTTTGGCGATTTGTTCCGCGATTACGGCATTCCTGACCATTGCTGGTTGGATAACGGTCGCGGCTTTGCCGCCAAGTGCATTACCGGCGGAACACCGAACCGGTTTCGCTTCAAGGTCAAGCCCGAGGAACCAAGCGGCATTTTGACCGCGCTGGGCGTGAATATTCATTGGACGACCCCGTATTCAGGGCAATCCAAGCCTATTGAACGCATGTTCAGGGATTTTTGCGATCACATTGCAAAGCACCCGGCCTTTCAGGGGGCCTATACCGGCAATAGCCCAATGGCAAAACCGGAAGATTATGCCAGCCGGGCGATCCCGCTTGATGAATTCCTCAAGGTGGTGGGTGAAGGCATTCGCCAGCACAATGCCAGACCAAAACGCAATACGCGCGTTTGCGGGCGTATCCGGTCGTTTGACCAGGCATTTGAAGAAAGCTACGCCAACTCGGTCATCCGCAAGGCCGCCCCCGAGCAGCTGCGCATGTGCCTGCTGGCTGCCGAACAGATCCGTACGGACAAGCGCAGTGGCCGCATCGAACTGATGGGGAATACCTATTGGTCCGACTGTCTGCATGAGCATATCGGCAAGCCGATCATGGTGCGGTTTGACCCGGATTTCCTGCATGAGAGCGTTTTTGCCTATCGCCTTGATGGCAGCTTTATTGGCGAGGTCGAGCTTTGGGAGGCCAGCGGTTTTGCTGACCGCAATGCAGCGCGGGCGCATAACCGCAAGCGTCGGGCCTTTATCAATTTGACGCGCAAGGCTGCCGAGATCGAACGCACCTTGTCGATCGACGAATACATGCAGCTTCTGCCTGACCTTGAGGAAACAACCCCGTCACCGCAACCGGCAGCGGTGCGAATGGTAACGGGTAATCTGGCCAGACAGGCCGAAGCCGCGCCAGTTTCAAATCAGGATTTACAGGAAGAGTTTTCAAGGAATTTCCGCGCTGGCCTGCAGATTTTGCAGGGTGGTCGGGAAGAGTGA